One region of Populus trichocarpa isolate Nisqually-1 chromosome 4, P.trichocarpa_v4.1, whole genome shotgun sequence genomic DNA includes:
- the LOC18097546 gene encoding 40S ribosomal protein S10-1, producing MIIPEKNRREISKYLFQEGVCYAKKDFNLAKHPEIDVPNLQVIKLMQSFKSKEYVRETFAWMYYYWYLTNDGIEFLRTYLNLPSEIVPATLKKQAKPAGGRPFGGPPGDRPRGPPRFEGDRPRFGDRDGYRGGPRGGEGGEKGGAPADYQPAFRGSGSGGRPGFGRGGGGYGAAQSSSPGFA from the exons ATG ATTATCCCAGAGAAGAACAGAAGAGAGATCTCCAAGTACCTCTTTCaag AGGGAGTTTGCTATGCGAAAAAAGATTTCAACCTTGCAAAGCACCCAGAGATTGATGTTCCCAATCTCCAGGTTATTAAGCTCATGCAGAGCTTCAAATCTAAGGAATATGTTCGTGAGACATTTGCATGGATGTACTACTACTGGTATCTTACCAATGATGGGATTGAGTTTTTGAGGACTTACCTGAATCTTCCATCAGAAATTGTTCCTGCTACCTTGAAGAAACAGGCAAAGCCTGCTGGTGGTCGCCCATTTGGAGGCCCACCTGGTGACCGTCCCCG AGGTCCACCTCGCTTTGAAGGAGACCGTCCTAGATTTGGTGACCGTGATGGTTATCGTGGGGGCCCTCGAGGGGGTGAAGGTGGTGAGAAGGGAGGAGCTCCAGCAGATTACCAGCCTGCATTTAGg GGCTCTGGCTCTGGTGGAAGGCCTGGCTTTGGACGTGGAGGAGGAGGTTATGGTGCTGCTCAATCTAGTTCTCCTGGTTTTGCTTGA